From one Mytilus edulis chromosome 1, xbMytEdul2.2, whole genome shotgun sequence genomic stretch:
- the LOC139490529 gene encoding NXPE family member 4-like, translated as MKYKSLDFGKSLVYLPKSTVEIIYNKSATFTTGDIITLRIILHNKNGDVFTDGGDFINIWMSEKGKGASSAGYVVDHGNGTYIGVIKALWRGSPNIKIAMSFQKESISIFKNARGETGKGICGIHTLTKHGICDFTSMNYGMRWFCSLPDKPGFTCSDWYAPIGDMTVPTFTKSQKQFLSSTRYKIIKEIKVDVLGDKTIGHPEHSCSLINPSVTWNISSPVGYFYNKTWHNLLCQKKVEPSFNRYLACLRNREIYMVGDSTVREWLLSIVDILNLALSVKRTSDALKGYHQPIKAFSKNKRDNITVTWAAHEFPFFTYSRNATIHHFKPASYHLNVIRSKNPIVVLHLYVHIGYAPLSVYEEHVMNAKDAINKFLDRVPGAKIFIKGPHYFEHDNEGVPYDFVRFLQDKTIFKIFDNIKHKVVYLNEWDITVSSENKYMHPSYDLRKPMIHELLSYIC; from the exons ATGAAGTATAAAAGCCTAGATTTCGGAAAATCTCTTGTCTATTTGCCGAAATCTACAGTGGAAATAATATACAATAAATCAGCTACGTTTACTACTGGTGATATTATAACACTCAGAATAATCCTCCATAATAAAAATGGTGACGTTTTTACTGATGGCGgtgattttataaatatttggatgTCTGAGAAAGGGAAAGGTGCAAGTTCAGCGGGGTATGTAGTAGATCATGGTAATGGTACGTACATTGGAGTGATAAAGGCACTATGGAGAGGATCTCCAAACATCAAAATTGCTATgtcatttcaaaaagaatctatttctatttttaagaaTGCTCGTGGAGAGACTGGTAAAGGTATCTGCGGGATTCACACACTGACAAAACACGGCATCTGTGACTTTACATCAATGAATTATGGAATGAGATGGTTTTGTTCATTGCCAGATAAACCTGGGTTTACTTGTTCTGACTGGTATGCCCCAATTGGAGATATGACGGTACCTACATTTACAAAATCACAGAAGCAGTTCTTGAg TTCTACTAGATATAAAATCATAAAGGAAATTAAAGTTGATGTACTTGGTG ATAAAACCATAGGTCATCCAGAGCACTCGTGTAGTCTAATAAATCCTTCAGTCACATGGAACATTTCGTCCCCAGTtggatatttttataataaaacttgGCATAATCTCTTATGTCAAAAAAAAGTTGAACCAAGTTTTAACAGGTATTTAGCCTGTCTAAGAAACCGGGAGATTTACATGGTTGGAGATTCTACAGTGCGAGAATGGCTTTTAtcaattgttgatattttaaatcTTGCACTCTCGGTTAAACGGACATCAGATGCTCTAAAAGGTTATCATCAACCAATTAAAGCGTTTAGTAAAAATAAGAGAGACAACATTACTGTTACATGGGCTGCGCATGAGTTCCCATTTTTCACCTATTCACGGAATGCGACAATACATCATTTCAAACCTGCAAGCTATCATCTTAACGTAATACGTTCTAAAAATCCGATCGTAGTGCTGCATTTGTATGTACACATAGGTTATGCTCCATTGTCAGTTTATGAAGAACATGTTATGAACGCCAAAGACGCTATAAATAAATTCTTGGATCGAGTGCCTGGCgcaaaaatattcattaaagGTCCACATTACTTCGAACATGATAATGAAGGTGTTCCGTATGATTTTGTGAGATTTTTGCAGGATAAAACGATATTCAAAATTTTCGACAATATCAAACATAAGGTTGTGTATTTAAACGAATGGGATATCACAGTTTcttcagaaaataaatatatgcatCCATCTTACGATTTAAGAAAACCAATGATACATGAACTACTGtcatatatttgttaa